In one window of Acidobacteriota bacterium DNA:
- the yidD gene encoding membrane protein insertion efficiency factor YidD: MFASARRLLIWLVIAAAMAVFIGSGLALRAEVGAIRFYQEYGSPISSKIVRCRYRPTCSHYALGVLEDDGLLKGNLKAGHRLLMCSPLGWAWDQVSGNDSSQPLASSPGDTAQNRP; the protein is encoded by the coding sequence ATGTTTGCCAGCGCCAGGCGATTGCTGATCTGGCTCGTGATAGCCGCTGCCATGGCGGTTTTCATCGGATCGGGCTTGGCGCTGCGCGCGGAGGTAGGGGCGATCCGTTTCTACCAGGAATACGGATCGCCCATTTCCTCAAAGATCGTTCGCTGCCGGTACCGCCCCACCTGCTCCCACTACGCGCTCGGAGTCCTGGAAGACGACGGCTTGCTGAAAGGGAATCTCAAGGCCGGCCACCGCCTGCTCATGTGCTCTCCCCTGGGATGGGCCTGGGATCAGGTGAGCGGAAACGACTCCTCTCAGCCCCTCGCCTCATCTCCCGGCGACACGGCTCAAAACCGTCCCTAG
- a CDS encoding DUF4870 domain-containing protein, with the protein MPEDTPPQTPPPPSSPPPPESSTPPPPSGGSGGGGENKAVMLVLSYLYILGLVPLLVEKDDAEVQWHAKNGLCILGAEIVAWIVLTILQFVPVLGWILGCGLIPLLFLGFLVLRIIAIVKATKGQRLVVPVISDFVNKF; encoded by the coding sequence ATGCCTGAAGATACTCCGCCGCAGACTCCGCCACCGCCTTCTTCGCCGCCGCCGCCTGAGTCGTCCACTCCGCCACCGCCTTCGGGAGGAAGCGGCGGGGGAGGGGAGAACAAGGCCGTGATGTTGGTGCTCAGCTATCTGTACATCCTCGGACTCGTTCCCCTGCTGGTTGAAAAGGACGACGCCGAGGTGCAGTGGCACGCCAAGAACGGGCTTTGCATTCTGGGCGCGGAAATCGTGGCCTGGATCGTGCTGACCATTCTCCAGTTCGTCCCCGTTTTGGGATGGATCTTGGGATGCGGCCTGATTCCTCTGCTCTTTTTGGGATTCCTGGTCCTGCGCATTATCGCCATCGTCAAGGCGACCAAGGGGCAGCGCCTGGTCGTTCCCGTGATCAGCGATTTCGTCAACAAGTTCTAA
- a CDS encoding GTPase, whose translation MPANLTPQYHDAEERFKKAASHEEKLHALEEMLRVIPKHKGTEKLQADIKTRLAKLRKGGPKGGPATSTKTHHQVDKEGAGQVVICGPPNAGKSQLVASLTAADVEVADYPFTTRVPQPGMMPFEDIQIQLVDTPPLAKETLEPWQLALIERADAALLLFDVTDAALLEQSEFILESFERRGIEIGEKASPPLLVLGNKVDLSGGKDEFEAWQELYGENLRARPFSALSQGDLMALKSRLFKTLDVVRLYTKAPGHREAEGAPFVLKRGTTMIEAAAHIHKDLAQNFKFAKVWNDELEGLMVEREYPVRDKDVAEVHA comes from the coding sequence ATGCCAGCCAACCTGACGCCCCAGTACCACGACGCCGAAGAGCGCTTCAAGAAGGCCGCCAGCCATGAGGAGAAGCTGCATGCCCTGGAAGAGATGCTGCGCGTCATTCCCAAGCACAAAGGGACCGAAAAGCTGCAGGCCGACATCAAGACGCGCCTGGCCAAGCTGCGCAAGGGCGGACCGAAGGGCGGACCCGCCACCTCTACCAAGACTCATCACCAAGTCGACAAGGAAGGGGCCGGCCAAGTAGTCATCTGCGGTCCGCCCAACGCGGGCAAGTCGCAACTGGTGGCGTCCCTGACGGCGGCTGACGTGGAAGTGGCCGATTATCCTTTCACCACCCGCGTTCCCCAGCCCGGCATGATGCCTTTCGAGGACATCCAGATCCAATTGGTGGACACGCCTCCTTTGGCGAAGGAAACGCTCGAGCCCTGGCAACTTGCCCTCATCGAGCGGGCCGATGCGGCCTTGCTGCTTTTCGACGTCACCGATGCGGCTTTGCTCGAGCAGAGCGAGTTCATACTGGAGTCGTTCGAGCGGCGCGGCATCGAGATCGGCGAGAAGGCCTCGCCGCCGCTTCTCGTCCTGGGCAACAAGGTCGATCTGAGCGGGGGCAAGGACGAGTTTGAGGCCTGGCAGGAGCTTTACGGCGAGAATCTGCGGGCCCGACCCTTCTCGGCTCTCTCGCAAGGCGATCTGATGGCGCTCAAGTCGCGGCTGTTCAAGACCCTGGACGTGGTGCGCCTCTACACCAAGGCCCCCGGACATCGGGAAGCTGAAGGCGCCCCTTTTGTGCTCAAGCGCGGCACCACCATGATCGAGGCCGCCGCTCACATCCACAAGGACCTGGCCCAGAACTTCAAGTTCGCCAAGGTTTGGAATGACGAACTGGAAGGCCTGATGGTGGAGCGCGAGTATCCCGTGCGTGACAAAGACGTCGCTGAAGTTCATGCCTGA
- the lpxD gene encoding UDP-3-O-(3-hydroxymyristoyl)glucosamine N-acyltransferase, whose product MRLDEIARRLGCELKGPEDLEIEGVAGIEEAGPDQLTFLSNPKYRAKLKETRAGAVLTAPGVETDIPRLVTDNPYLAFARAIEFFYQPPQVVPGIHPTAWVAETARLGEDHALAANVVIGEGASIGRGAVLHPNVVIYPYAQIGSDFEAHSGAVVREHVRIGDRVVLQNGAVIGADGFGFAPDSGGEYHKMVQSGLVILEDDVEVGANTCIDRATVGETRISKGAKIDNLVQIGHGSAVGSDSVVAAQAGLAGSTKVGRRVRLAGQVGLAGHLTIGDDAVVTAQSGVGKDVEPGTMVSGSPEMDTRLWKKNYVLMHRFPELVKTVRRLEKEIRELRRQDRG is encoded by the coding sequence ATGAGACTAGATGAAATTGCCCGCCGCCTGGGCTGTGAACTCAAGGGGCCTGAAGATCTCGAGATCGAGGGCGTGGCCGGAATCGAGGAAGCGGGGCCCGATCAGCTCACCTTTCTTTCCAATCCTAAGTACCGCGCCAAGCTCAAGGAGACCCGGGCCGGGGCCGTGCTGACGGCGCCCGGAGTCGAAACCGACATTCCCCGCCTGGTCACCGACAACCCTTACCTGGCCTTCGCGCGGGCCATCGAGTTCTTTTATCAGCCTCCCCAGGTGGTGCCCGGCATACACCCCACGGCCTGGGTGGCCGAGACGGCCCGACTGGGCGAAGACCATGCCCTGGCCGCCAACGTGGTCATCGGCGAGGGCGCCAGCATCGGCCGCGGAGCCGTGCTTCATCCCAACGTCGTCATCTATCCCTATGCGCAGATCGGCAGCGATTTCGAGGCCCACTCGGGAGCCGTGGTGCGCGAGCACGTGCGCATCGGCGACCGGGTGGTGCTGCAGAACGGAGCCGTCATCGGCGCCGACGGTTTCGGCTTTGCTCCCGACTCGGGTGGCGAGTATCACAAGATGGTGCAATCGGGACTGGTCATCTTGGAGGACGACGTGGAAGTGGGCGCCAACACCTGCATCGACCGCGCCACCGTCGGCGAAACGCGCATCAGCAAGGGGGCCAAGATCGACAACTTGGTGCAGATCGGCCACGGATCCGCCGTCGGTTCCGACAGCGTCGTGGCGGCTCAGGCGGGACTGGCCGGCAGCACCAAGGTCGGCCGGCGCGTCCGCCTGGCCGGTCAGGTCGGGCTGGCCGGCCACCTGACCATCGGAGACGACGCCGTGGTCACGGCCCAGTCCGGTGTCGGCAAGGACGTGGAGCCGGGGACGATGGTGTCCGGCTCGCCCGAGATGGACACGCGTTTGTGGAAGAAGAACTATGTCCTCATGCACCGTTTTCCCGAGTTGGTCAAGACCGTCCGCCGGCTGGAGAAGGAAATCCGCGAGCTGCGGCGACAAGACCGCGGCTGA
- the murJ gene encoding murein biosynthesis integral membrane protein MurJ, translating to MSSQSEKDPQPARGNGQRGEAARAAGLVSLAVLCSRILGLVREMVFSRLLGASLAMDALRVAFLIPNLLRDLFAEGALSSAFVPTFTDYLRNKSRSEAWHLAGLVMSLLMMVLSAFALLLLAFPRQAMLLAAAGFADDPEKARLTAFLLQILSPFLLFVALASVAMGILNALGHYFLPALAPAFFNLAVIVSGFTLAPYLESQGYNPAAGLALGMLAGGVLQFAVQVPLMRRNGFRFRPGLDLNHPGIRRILRLMGPAVVGISAVQANVLISMQMASYLEPSDGVVSWLGYAFRIIYLPIGMFGVAVGTVNLRNVSLLAAEGRQQEVRANVCHSLRLVTLLALPSMAGMLLLAEPLVRLLYEGGRFSAESTYATALALMVYAVALPAYSCQKVYVPTFYALDDTRTPVRISILSVAVNVVFSLTLVFLVLQPVAPRSAYLGLALGTGVSISLQVGLLARALRIRLGSMRAQLAPALARMAGATAVMTIGVYLLHSALGEWLSGSRWSQALLLAACIAGGGALYFACCLVLGVEEVKELTAGLRNRLSGRGRGASRQEGDK from the coding sequence ATGAGCAGTCAATCTGAGAAGGATCCTCAGCCGGCGCGGGGCAACGGTCAGAGGGGCGAGGCGGCCCGCGCCGCCGGACTGGTTTCTTTGGCCGTCTTGTGCAGCCGCATCCTGGGGCTGGTGCGGGAGATGGTTTTCTCGCGCCTGCTGGGCGCCAGCTTGGCCATGGACGCCCTGCGGGTGGCCTTTCTCATCCCCAACCTGCTGCGCGACCTCTTTGCCGAAGGAGCCCTTTCATCGGCCTTCGTCCCCACCTTCACCGACTACCTGCGCAACAAGTCGAGGAGTGAGGCCTGGCACCTGGCGGGCCTGGTCATGAGTCTGCTGATGATGGTGCTGAGCGCCTTCGCCCTGCTGCTGCTGGCCTTTCCGCGTCAAGCCATGCTGCTGGCCGCGGCAGGTTTCGCCGATGATCCCGAAAAGGCCCGTCTGACGGCCTTCCTCCTGCAGATCCTGTCGCCTTTTCTGCTCTTCGTGGCGCTGGCTTCGGTGGCCATGGGCATCCTCAACGCCCTGGGACACTACTTTCTGCCGGCCCTGGCCCCTGCTTTCTTCAACCTGGCCGTGATCGTCTCGGGATTCACCCTGGCGCCCTATCTGGAGTCCCAGGGTTACAATCCCGCCGCCGGACTCGCCCTGGGAATGCTGGCGGGAGGCGTGCTTCAGTTCGCCGTACAGGTGCCCCTGATGCGCCGCAACGGATTCCGCTTCCGTCCGGGACTCGACCTCAATCACCCCGGCATCCGGCGAATCCTGCGGCTGATGGGGCCGGCGGTGGTGGGGATCAGCGCCGTGCAGGCCAATGTCCTCATCAGCATGCAGATGGCATCTTACCTGGAGCCCAGCGATGGAGTCGTGTCCTGGCTGGGCTACGCTTTCCGCATCATTTACCTGCCCATCGGAATGTTCGGGGTGGCCGTGGGAACCGTCAATTTGCGCAACGTTTCCCTGCTGGCCGCCGAGGGACGCCAGCAGGAGGTGCGGGCCAACGTCTGCCATTCCTTGAGGCTGGTGACCTTGCTGGCCCTGCCCTCCATGGCCGGAATGCTGCTGCTGGCAGAACCTCTGGTCAGACTGCTCTACGAGGGGGGCCGCTTCAGCGCCGAAAGCACCTACGCCACCGCCCTGGCCCTCATGGTCTACGCCGTGGCCCTTCCGGCCTACAGTTGCCAGAAGGTCTACGTCCCCACCTTCTACGCCCTCGACGACACCCGCACTCCGGTGCGCATCAGCATACTTTCGGTGGCGGTCAACGTCGTCTTCAGCCTGACCCTGGTATTCCTGGTGCTGCAGCCCGTGGCTCCGCGCAGCGCCTACCTGGGACTGGCTCTGGGGACGGGCGTTTCCATCAGCCTGCAGGTGGGATTGCTGGCGCGCGCGCTGCGCATCCGCCTGGGCAGCATGCGGGCCCAGTTAGCTCCGGCCCTGGCCCGAATGGCCGGCGCCACGGCGGTCATGACGATCGGCGTCTATCTGCTGCACTCCGCCCTCGGGGAGTGGCTCTCGGGCTCGCGCTGGAGCCAGGCCCTCCTGCTGGCGGCTTGCATCGCCGGGGGGGGCGCTCTCTACTTCGCCTGCTGCCTGGTGTTGGGTGTGGAAGAAGTCAAGGAACTGACCGCCGGGCTGCGCAACCGCCTCTCCGGCCGCGGCAGGGGAGCCAGCCGCCAGGAAGGAGACAAATGA
- the xerD gene encoding site-specific tyrosine recombinase XerD has translation MSRGEKDAERAFDGYIRYLQVERGLASNTVKAYRRDVQQFFDFLARQEKVTALRAEKAHLTRYLRELHGRLASASVHRKIVSLRSFYRFLLNDGYLSYDPSETLETPRVFRSLPQYLEFAEVEALLQQPDLSTRYGLRDRTMLEVLYATGLRVSELVKLRLDAVNREEGYLMTMGKGSKERLVPFGDAALGWLERYLGQGRPQFTGKTGPSPYLFLTQQGGCMSRQLFWKLVVRYGNQAGIRKAKLSPHKLRHSFATHLLENGADIRAVQVMLGHADISTTQIYTHVARERLKKIYDKSHPRARASHLPDSKNQLPE, from the coding sequence ATGAGCAGGGGGGAGAAAGACGCTGAGCGGGCCTTCGACGGCTACATCCGCTATCTGCAGGTTGAGCGCGGACTCGCCTCCAACACCGTCAAGGCCTACCGCCGAGACGTGCAGCAGTTCTTCGACTTTCTGGCGCGGCAGGAGAAGGTCACGGCTCTGCGAGCCGAAAAGGCCCACCTGACGCGCTACCTGCGCGAACTGCACGGTCGGCTCGCCTCGGCATCCGTCCACCGCAAGATCGTCAGCCTCCGCTCCTTCTACCGTTTTCTGCTCAACGACGGATACCTCTCTTACGATCCCTCGGAAACCCTGGAAACGCCCCGCGTCTTCCGTTCCCTGCCCCAGTACCTGGAATTCGCCGAGGTGGAAGCCCTCTTGCAACAGCCCGACTTATCGACGCGCTACGGCCTGCGCGACCGCACCATGCTGGAAGTGCTCTACGCCACGGGGCTGAGGGTGAGCGAACTGGTCAAGCTGCGGCTGGACGCCGTCAACCGCGAGGAAGGCTACCTCATGACCATGGGCAAGGGATCCAAGGAACGTCTGGTCCCCTTCGGCGACGCCGCCCTGGGATGGCTGGAACGATACCTCGGGCAAGGCCGTCCGCAGTTCACCGGGAAAACCGGCCCCAGCCCCTACCTTTTCCTGACCCAGCAGGGCGGATGCATGAGCCGGCAGCTCTTCTGGAAGCTGGTGGTCCGCTACGGCAACCAGGCCGGCATCCGCAAGGCCAAACTCTCGCCCCATAAGCTGCGCCACAGTTTCGCCACCCACCTGCTGGAGAACGGAGCCGACATCAGGGCCGTTCAGGTGATGCTGGGACACGCCGACATCTCCACCACTCAGATCTACACCCACGTGGCCCGCGAACGCCTCAAGAAGATCTACGACAAGAGCCATCCGCGAGCCCGGGCTTCGCACCTACCGGACTCCAAAAACCAACTCCCGGAATGA
- a CDS encoding helix-turn-helix domain-containing protein has protein sequence MHTPGLFRERRLATWGNLEGSLALGSKTDPVNEFVSSTVRRIRIEKGIRVQDMARRTGIPLGSYSCLETGRYRMSLENLFRILQVLGTDIQQVWPGEITEWVEEVDDEFIEKWVERARARQVPQVSLQDVEQAVCETYAIDRQQLASPSRRRELAEARAVATVLVKETPHLSLVELSRLMRRDVSSLSHALRRTYDRLSYDRALRLKIRHARRTLNRLQREAARRVGAEQE, from the coding sequence ATGCATACCCCTGGGCTCTTCCGCGAACGGCGGCTGGCGACCTGGGGAAACCTGGAAGGAAGCCTCGCATTGGGCAGCAAGACCGATCCGGTCAACGAATTCGTCTCCTCGACGGTGCGCAGGATCCGCATCGAGAAGGGAATTCGCGTGCAGGACATGGCCCGCCGCACCGGAATCCCCTTGGGGTCGTATTCCTGTCTGGAAACGGGCCGCTACCGCATGAGCCTCGAAAATCTCTTCCGCATCCTGCAGGTTCTGGGCACCGACATCCAGCAGGTGTGGCCGGGCGAGATTACGGAGTGGGTGGAGGAGGTCGACGACGAGTTCATCGAGAAGTGGGTTGAGCGGGCCCGCGCCCGCCAGGTGCCCCAGGTCTCCCTGCAGGACGTGGAACAGGCGGTCTGTGAAACCTATGCCATCGACCGTCAGCAGTTGGCCTCGCCTTCCCGCCGCCGCGAACTGGCCGAAGCGCGGGCGGTGGCTACCGTGCTCGTCAAGGAAACGCCCCACCTCTCGCTGGTGGAATTGAGCCGGCTGATGCGCCGCGACGTTTCTTCGCTCAGCCACGCCCTGCGCCGCACCTATGACCGCCTCAGTTATGACCGCGCCCTGCGCCTCAAGATCCGCCACGCCCGGCGAACCCTCAACCGCCTGCAGCGCGAAGCCGCCCGACGGGTCGGCGCCGAGCAGGAATAA
- the sucB gene encoding dihydrolipoyllysine-residue succinyltransferase produces the protein MIEVKVPEVGESISEGILAAWLVEDGDFVEVDDELFELETDKVTVTINAEQAGRIELMVSAEEDVEVGQVVAKIDESAQKSEEAETGESQEAAPEEEEEEKAAQEKQQAGQGKSKGQKEEAREEEAREEEAREEEAREEEAQEERREADEKEDSAAGPQERPGPKPVQAQDEASAASKQLFVPPSVRRMIREHQIDPDDIESSGRRLSKGDVIRHLNLLRSGAQPSQAAPRQQDRPAPSPTPERREPGETGRQTRSKMSSLRKRIAERLVQAQHTAAILTTFNEADLTNLMAWRDRHKKDFEEKYGIKLGFMSFFVKAVVDALKTVPEVNRQIEGEEIVENHYYDIGIAVSSERGLVVPVLRQADRLSFAEVESEIAELARKVREKKISLDELSGGVFTISNGGVFGSLLSTPILNPPQSGVLGMHSIQRRPVAVGDSVEVRPMMYLALSYDHRVIDGREAVTFLKRICQCVEDPERMMLEI, from the coding sequence ATGATTGAAGTCAAGGTTCCCGAAGTCGGCGAGTCGATCAGCGAAGGCATCCTGGCCGCCTGGCTGGTCGAGGACGGCGACTTCGTAGAAGTCGATGACGAACTCTTCGAACTGGAAACCGACAAGGTGACCGTCACCATCAACGCCGAGCAGGCGGGCCGCATCGAACTCATGGTAAGCGCAGAGGAAGACGTCGAAGTGGGCCAGGTGGTGGCCAAGATCGACGAATCGGCCCAGAAAAGCGAGGAGGCCGAAACAGGGGAGAGCCAGGAGGCCGCCCCCGAGGAAGAGGAGGAGGAAAAGGCCGCTCAAGAAAAGCAGCAAGCCGGCCAGGGCAAATCCAAAGGCCAGAAAGAGGAGGCCCGGGAAGAGGAGGCCCGGGAAGAGGAGGCCCGAGAAGAGGAGGCCCGGGAAGAGGAGGCTCAGGAAGAGCGCCGGGAAGCCGACGAAAAGGAGGATTCCGCCGCCGGTCCGCAAGAGCGTCCCGGTCCCAAGCCGGTGCAGGCGCAGGATGAGGCGTCGGCCGCCTCCAAGCAGCTCTTCGTGCCACCCTCCGTGCGCCGCATGATCCGCGAGCACCAGATCGACCCCGACGACATCGAAAGCAGCGGGCGGCGCCTCAGCAAGGGCGACGTTATTCGCCATCTCAATCTCCTGCGCAGCGGCGCCCAGCCGTCTCAGGCCGCGCCCCGGCAGCAGGACCGCCCGGCGCCGTCCCCGACGCCCGAGCGTCGAGAGCCGGGGGAGACCGGCCGCCAAACGCGCAGCAAGATGAGTTCGCTGCGCAAGCGCATCGCTGAGCGCCTGGTTCAGGCCCAGCACACGGCAGCCATTCTCACCACCTTCAACGAAGCCGACCTGACCAACCTGATGGCCTGGAGAGATCGTCACAAGAAGGATTTTGAAGAGAAGTACGGCATCAAACTGGGTTTCATGTCCTTCTTCGTCAAGGCGGTCGTGGACGCGCTCAAGACCGTTCCCGAGGTCAATCGGCAGATCGAGGGAGAGGAGATCGTCGAGAACCACTACTATGACATCGGGATCGCCGTCAGTTCGGAACGCGGACTGGTAGTGCCCGTGCTGCGCCAGGCCGACCGCCTCAGCTTCGCCGAGGTGGAAAGCGAGATCGCCGAGCTGGCCCGCAAGGTGCGCGAGAAGAAAATCTCGCTGGACGAACTCAGCGGAGGGGTGTTCACCATCTCCAACGGAGGCGTGTTCGGTTCGCTCCTCTCCACTCCCATACTCAATCCCCCCCAAAGCGGCGTGCTGGGCATGCATTCCATACAAAGGCGCCCGGTGGCGGTGGGAGATTCGGTGGAAGTGCGTCCCATGATGTACCTGGCCCTCAGCTACGACCACCGGGTCATCGACGGACGAGAAGCCGTCACCTTCCTGAAACGCATTTGCCAGTGCGTGGAAGATCCCGAACGCATGATGCTGGAAATCTGA
- a CDS encoding 2-oxoglutarate dehydrogenase E1 component, with translation MRKASAPLSASADFIEELYRRWKEDPESVSADWGHFFRGFEMGLGDADPRAERGQNRVDRLVEAYRAQGHLAARVDPLGDLPTRAHSHLEPARFGLSQEELEEEFETGLKGPPSRAPLKETIEILRQTYCGSVGVEYLHGNDREMHDWLEEQMEPVRNQPSFDRAKRLQILRQLTDAEVFENFLHRRYPGQKRFSLEGGESLIPSMHFFIEAAAQAGVQEVVVGMAHRGRLNVLANILNKPYAEIFYEFEDVDPAAVDGDGDVKYHRGYSSQHKSESGAEIKVSLTANPSHLEAVDPVVLGRTRAKQRRHDDIKERRKVVPLLLHGDAAFSGQGLVAEAFNLSELPGYRTGGSVHIVVNNQIGFTTSPEDARSTLYPTDVAKMVGAPIFHVNGDDPEAVVYVTELALRFRQQFAKDVVIDLVCYRRHGHNEGDEPRFTQPQLYKKIENRPPVREIYIDHLVDCCELSEEEAEEQRKEFDQRLQQELETLKQDQPELVPQAFGELWEGLDQPYSHEPVETKVGHDDLVKVARALTTVPQGFALNPKIKRALPKRMEAVEEKGDIDWPFAELLAFGSLLIEGLPVRLSGQDSARGTFSQRHSVWQDTKTQESYIPLEHIEAGQERFCVYNSMLSEAAVLGFDFGYAYSEPYMLVLWEAQFGDFANGAQVIIDQFIVSSQSKWKRTAGLVMLLPHGYEGQGPEHSSAYLERYLAACAEDNIQVCNLTTPANYFHVLRRQLKRPFRRPLIIMAPKSLLRHKLCVSPLEDFSQGRFQEVLDDPEQPRQAKRLVLCSGKVYYDLLQRRQEKEEASAALIRVEQFYPYPLEQLRSVVQRYSHIEEVVWAQEESANRGGWMFMHPRLRRLFPDLPLNYVGRDPSSSPATGYHSVHAREQQELVEAVFQAEDERPEAVKGGDWA, from the coding sequence ATGCGCAAGGCGTCCGCGCCCCTATCAGCTAGTGCGGACTTCATCGAAGAGCTGTATCGCCGCTGGAAAGAGGACCCCGAGTCGGTTTCGGCTGATTGGGGACACTTCTTCCGCGGATTCGAGATGGGTCTGGGCGACGCCGATCCCCGCGCCGAGCGGGGACAGAATCGCGTCGACCGCCTGGTGGAGGCCTACCGCGCCCAGGGACATCTGGCTGCCCGCGTCGATCCGCTGGGCGATCTGCCCACGCGGGCCCATTCCCACCTGGAGCCCGCTCGATTCGGGCTTTCCCAGGAGGAACTCGAGGAGGAGTTTGAAACTGGACTTAAGGGCCCCCCCAGCCGCGCTCCCCTCAAAGAGACCATCGAGATCCTGCGCCAGACCTATTGCGGCAGCGTGGGAGTCGAGTATCTGCACGGCAACGACCGCGAGATGCATGACTGGCTGGAAGAGCAGATGGAGCCGGTCCGCAACCAGCCCTCCTTCGACCGCGCCAAGCGCTTGCAGATACTCCGCCAGTTGACCGACGCCGAGGTCTTCGAGAACTTCTTGCACCGCCGCTATCCGGGTCAAAAGCGCTTCTCTCTGGAAGGCGGCGAGAGCCTGATCCCCTCCATGCACTTCTTTATCGAGGCGGCGGCTCAGGCCGGGGTGCAGGAAGTGGTGGTGGGCATGGCTCATCGCGGACGCCTCAACGTCCTGGCCAACATTCTCAACAAGCCTTACGCCGAGATCTTCTACGAGTTTGAAGACGTCGATCCGGCGGCCGTCGACGGCGACGGCGACGTCAAGTACCATCGCGGTTACTCCAGTCAGCACAAGTCCGAGTCGGGCGCCGAGATCAAGGTCAGCCTGACGGCTAATCCCTCCCATCTGGAAGCCGTCGATCCGGTGGTGCTGGGACGCACCCGGGCCAAGCAGCGGCGCCACGACGACATCAAGGAACGCCGCAAGGTGGTCCCCCTCTTGCTCCACGGCGATGCCGCTTTCTCGGGACAGGGATTGGTGGCCGAGGCTTTCAACCTCTCGGAACTGCCCGGCTACCGCACCGGCGGATCCGTCCACATCGTGGTCAACAACCAGATCGGTTTTACCACCTCCCCGGAAGACGCCCGCTCCACCCTTTACCCCACCGACGTCGCCAAAATGGTGGGAGCGCCCATCTTCCACGTCAACGGCGATGACCCCGAGGCCGTGGTCTACGTCACCGAACTGGCCCTGCGCTTCCGCCAGCAGTTCGCCAAGGACGTCGTCATCGACCTGGTCTGCTACCGGCGCCACGGCCACAACGAGGGGGACGAACCGCGCTTCACTCAACCACAGCTCTATAAGAAGATCGAGAACCGCCCGCCGGTGCGCGAAATCTACATCGACCACCTGGTCGATTGCTGTGAGCTGAGCGAGGAGGAGGCGGAGGAGCAGAGGAAAGAATTCGATCAGCGCCTTCAGCAAGAGTTGGAGACGCTCAAGCAGGACCAGCCCGAACTGGTGCCCCAGGCTTTCGGGGAATTGTGGGAAGGTCTCGACCAGCCCTACTCCCATGAGCCGGTGGAAACCAAGGTCGGCCACGACGACCTGGTCAAGGTGGCCCGGGCCCTCACCACCGTCCCCCAAGGCTTCGCCCTCAATCCCAAGATCAAGAGGGCCCTGCCCAAGCGCATGGAAGCGGTGGAGGAGAAAGGCGACATCGACTGGCCCTTCGCCGAGTTGCTGGCCTTCGGTTCGCTCCTGATCGAGGGGCTTCCGGTGCGCCTTTCCGGACAGGACTCGGCGCGAGGCACCTTTTCTCAACGTCACTCGGTGTGGCAGGACACCAAGACCCAGGAATCCTACATCCCGCTGGAGCACATCGAGGCCGGGCAGGAGCGCTTCTGTGTCTACAACAGCATGCTCTCCGAGGCCGCGGTGTTGGGCTTCGACTTCGGATACGCTTACTCCGAGCCCTACATGCTGGTGCTTTGGGAAGCTCAGTTCGGCGACTTCGCCAACGGAGCCCAAGTCATCATCGACCAGTTCATCGTCTCTTCCCAGTCGAAGTGGAAGCGGACCGCCGGACTGGTCATGTTGCTGCCCCACGGCTACGAGGGACAGGGACCGGAGCACTCCAGTGCTTATTTGGAACGCTACCTGGCAGCCTGCGCCGAAGACAACATCCAGGTCTGCAATCTGACCACCCCGGCCAACTATTTCCACGTCCTGCGCCGGCAGCTCAAGCGGCCTTTCCGGCGTCCCCTCATCATCATGGCGCCCAAGAGCCTGCTGCGTCACAAGCTCTGCGTCTCTCCCCTGGAGGACTTCAGCCAGGGACGCTTTCAAGAAGTTCTGGACGATCCCGAGCAGCCCCGCCAGGCCAAGCGGCTGGTGCTGTGCAGCGGCAAGGTCTACTATGATCTGCTGCAGCGCCGCCAGGAGAAGGAAGAGGCCTCGGCGGCCCTGATCAGGGTGGAACAATTCTACCCCTACCCGCTGGAGCAGTTGCGCAGCGTTGTGCAACGCTACTCCCACATCGAGGAAGTGGTTTGGGCTCAGGAAGAATCGGCCAACCGCGGCGGCTGGATGTTCATGCACCCCCGGTTGCGCCGCTTGTTTCCCGATTTGCCCCTCAATTACGTTGGACGAGATCCCAGCTCCAGCCCGGCCACCGGGTACCATTCCGTGCACGCAAGGGAGCAGCAGGAACTGGTTGAAGCCGTCTTTCAAGCTGAAGATGAACGTCCTGAAGCCGTCAAAGGCGGTGATTGGGCCTGA